A window of Synchiropus splendidus isolate RoL2022-P1 chromosome 9, RoL_Sspl_1.0, whole genome shotgun sequence contains these coding sequences:
- the dnajc12 gene encoding dnaJ homolog subfamily C member 12 encodes MQAVLSANPNDLEDYYGLLGCDELSSTEQILSEYKVRALACHPDKHPDDPQAVVNFQKLQDAKEVLCDEAKRKNYDLWMRSGVTIAFRDWLALNDSVKTSMHWAVRTKKEPMLEAACEETLTAEHHGKLEESMERASYNGDQCHRRFRWAGDPPSGLLQKFRNYEI; translated from the exons ATGCAAGCGGTTTTGAGTGCCAATCCCAACGATCTGGAGGATTATTACGGATTATTAGGATGCGATGAGTTATCGTCG ACTGAACAGATTCTCTCTGAATACAAAGTTAGGGCCTTGGCTTGTCACCCGGATAAACACCCTGATGACCCACAAGCAG TGGTGAACTTTCAAAAATTACAAGACGCCAAGGAAGTTTTATGTGATGAAGCTAAAAGAAAGAATTATGATCTTTGGATGAGAAGTGGAGTCACCATTGCATTCCGTGACTGGTTGGCGTTGAACGACTCTGTAAAAACA TCGATGCACTGGGCAGTGAGGACTAAAAAGGAGCCCATGTTGGAGGCGGCATGTGAAGAAACTCTCACTGCGGAGCACCATGGTAAACTGGAAGAGTCCATGGAGAGGGCCTCATATAATG GTGACCAGTGTCATCGGCGTTTCCGTTGGGCAGGCGATCCTCCCTCTGGTCTCCTACAGAAGTTTAGAAATTATGAAATCTAA
- the cacul1 gene encoding CDK2-associated and cullin domain-containing protein 1 isoform X1 yields the protein MEEDGVDDHNHNYCSGSNEKVETHPRRRPLSEAVPQLDCAPVPRGEPAGRRRKMWTGSAGGSSYMDSDSSSEGSEVSEPDLGSTPASGEGGCSLDPTSKFFLNAMAVEDYKKNHWPNLEKVIDRLLVQNPTDHSSVSYAQIYSYVYKCVCQQHSELLYNDLTSKVTSHLQQVSFYLQEVPPADFIENFNMVLTQYMASLQCIVPVFVYLNKFYIESKLNRDLNKDLMNLFADQVAEKHVHTLMPLLVKAHSMPFEVQPSTMASVVKGLYNLRPEWAQLAPALFSGFIPQIHPPAVESHLSDYAAHDQKLQMELSMNGFSRGDQSRKRAIEDS from the exons ATGGAAGAGGACGGTGTAGACGACCACAACCACAACTACTGTTCAGGTAGCAACGAGAAAGTCGAAACGCATCCGAGGAGGAGACCGCTGTCGGAGGCGGTCCCGCAGCTCGACTGTGCGCCGGTGCCCAGAGGAGAACCGGCAGGTAGAAGACGGAAAATGTGGACCGGTAGCGCCGGAGGCTCTTCGTACATGGACTCAGACTCGAGCAGTGAGGGAAGCGAAGTTAGCGAGCCGGACCTCGGGTCCACACCGGCATCTGGAGAGGGCGGCTGCTCCCTCGACCCTACCTCCAAGTTCT TTCTCAATGCGATGGCTGTGGAGGACTACAAGAAGAACCACTGGCCGAACCTGGAGAAGGTTATAGATCGACTGCTCGTTCAGAATCCCACAGATCACAGCTCTGTTTCATATGCTCAGATTTACAG TTATGTTTACAAGTGTGTCTGTCAGCAGCACTCTGAGTTGCTTTATAATGACTTGACATCCAAAGTGACGAGCCATCTACAACAGGTTTCCTTTTATCTACAG GAAGTGCCACCTGCAGACTTCATTGAAAACTTCAACATGGTGTTGACTCAGTACATGGCTTCCCTTCAATGTATCGTCCCTGTGTTTGTTTATCTG AACAAGTTCTACATCGAGTCTAAGCTAAACAGAGATCTGAACAAGGATCTGATGAACCTGTTTGCCGATCAAGTTGCTGAAAAACATGTACACACACTGATGC CTCTCCTTGTTAAAGCTCATTCCATGCCATTTGAGGTGCAGCCTTCGACTATGGCCAGTGTGGTGAAGGGGCTCTACAACCTCAGACCAG AGTGGGCTCAGCTAGCTCCGGCCCTCTTCTCTGGATTCATCCCTCAAATCCACCCGCCGGCAGTGGAGTCTCACCTGTCTGACTACGCTGCTCATGACCAGAAGCTGCAGATGGAACTCTCCATGAACGGTTTCTCACG AGGAGACCAGTCACGCAAGCGAGCCATCGAGGACTCCTGA
- the nanp gene encoding N-acylneuraminate-9-phosphatase, translating to MDGGTVKAILFDFDNTLIETSRAGGIAIQKVSELLKSVLQVDDNTVSSICSKFRQKLLLESFDSSAGRTIDEVRVNHMEESIREMVDGSYPPSLASDCYFMWKRSRLQVISLTPDICCLLKDLRSRYKLLLLTNGESQTQKEKVKAVGCEEYFDAIVVGGDYPEQKPFPSIFTLCFDLLQVEAQDCVMVGDSLDTDIQGGFNAGLRATVWINSGEGHVPEGSAKPDFTIPHVLELPGILEKLR from the exons ATGGACGGTGGAACAGTGAAGGCGATTTTGTTTGACTTCGACAACACTCTCATTGAAACTAGTCGTGCGGGCGGAATAGCGATTCAAAAG GTCAGTGAACTGCTGAAgtctgtgctgcaggtggacgACAACACCGTCTCCAGCATTTGtagcaagttcaggcagaaaCTTCTGCTGGAGTCATTTGACTCTTCCGCTGGCAGAACCATTGATGAGGTCCGGGTGAACCACATGGAAGAGAGCATCAGAGAGATGGTCGACGGCTCTTACCCTCCTTCTCTTGCATCTGACTGCTACTTCATGTGGAAAAGAAGCCGCTTGCAGGTGATCTCTCTCACACCAGACATCTGCTGTCTCCTGAAAGACCTGCGGAGCCGatacaagctgctgctgctcaccaacGGAGAATCCCAGACGCAGAAGGAGAAAGTAAAGGCAGTGGGATGCGAGGAGTACTTTGATGCCATCGTGGTGGGCGGAGACTACCCTGAGCAGAAGCCCTTCCCCTCCATCTTCACCTTGTGTTTTGACCTCCTGCAGGTGGAAGCGCAGGACTGTGTGATGGTTGGAGACTCTCTGGACACAGATATACAGGGAGGCTTTAATGCCGGGTTGAGGGCTACAGTTTGGATCAACAGCGGTGAGGGTCACGTGCCTGAGGGTTCAGCCAAACCTGACTTCACCATCCCACATGTGCTGGAGCTGCCGGGCATCCTGGAGAAGCTGCGATAA
- the sirt1 gene encoding NAD-dependent protein deacetylase sirtuin-1, protein MIYIVLNSVWEERSAAERLCGLKMADGESESLGTALSGGSDTGEPAAKRSKTTTETSRGFKDSEESHLSCLSGARGSWEAAVKCALPAEMEAPPVMAVEQEAPGARGRDNNGPGLSERHRAAIKQDDGAAFIAGEEAADLLGHGYLSTSNGLAVTPEHINDDDRSSHASSSDWTPQPQIGSYSFIQQHIRETDPRTILRELLPETVLPPDLDDMTLWQIIINISEPPKRKKRKDINTLEDVVRLLNESKRILVLTGAGVSVSCGIPDFRSRDGIYARLAVDFPDLPDPQAMFDIEYFRRDPRPFFKFAKEIYPGQFQPSPCHKFISMLDKQGKLLRNYTQNIDTLEQVAGVQRIIQCHGSFATASCLVCKHKVDCEAVREDIFNQCVPHCPRCPDIPLAIMKPDIVFFGENLPEMFHRAMKQDKDEVDLLIVIGSSLKVRPVALIPNSVPHEVPQVLINREQLPHLNFDVELLGDCDVIVNELCHRLGGEYEQLCFNTVRLSEITEKPPRLLEQQQQPCEALSASSDTALQQDQQRNTNSFTKPSEQTECQNDTDTVNNETSPPERSPNDQSPNEECPEPLEVQAAAAEETKDIPEGKSQISSLEFRRRCWMNRINRSPISKRLETGQYLFQAPNHYIFHGAEVYSDSEDETSSSCASDSEESECSADGAEGDSEPEDAIALPETDGQTNLRDTMQHTFTSEATDSTCETTQSTTHL, encoded by the exons ATGATTTATATTGTCCTCAATT CTGTCTGGGAGGAACGCTCTGCTGCTGAGCGGCTCTGCGGGCTGAAGATGGCGGACGGAGAGAGCGAGAGTCTTGGAACGGCCCTCTCTGGCGGGTCCGATACCGGCGAGCCTGCCGCTAAGCGGTCCAAAACAACCACGGAGACCAGCCGCGGATTCAAGGACTCCGAGGAAAGCCATTTGTCGTGCCTCTCCGGAGCCCGGGGAAGCTGGGAGGCGGCGGTGAAATGTGCGCTGCCAGCGGAGATGGAAGCTCCGCCGGTGATGGCGGTAGAGCAGGAGGCCCCAGGAGCGCGAGGCCGAGACAACAATGGACCCGGACTGTCAGAGCGACACAgagctgcaataaaacaagaCGACGGCGCTGCTTTTATTGCCGGCGAGGAGGCTGCTG ATCTACTTGGTCACGGGTATCTGTCCACATCCAACGGGTTGGCTGTCACACCGGAGCACATCAACGACGATGACAGATCCTCGCATGCCAGCTCCAGCGACTGGACCCCTCAACCGCAAATAG GCTCCTACAGTTTCATCCAGCAACACATCCGGGAGACAGATCCACGCACCATTCTGCGCGAACTGCTGCCGGAGACCGTTCTCCCGCCAGATTTAGATGACATGACGCTGTGGCAAATAATCATCAACATCTCTGAACCGCCCAAAAGAAAGAAGCGAAAGGATATAAATACATTGGAGGATGTGGTTCGACTACTTAACGAAAGTAAACGGATCCTGGTGTTGACTGGTGCTGGG GTGTCCGTCTCATGTGGGATTCCGGACTTCCGCTCCAGGGATGGAATTTATGCACGTCTTGCTGTAGATTTCCCAGATCTTCCAGACCCGCAAGCTATGTTTGACATCGAGTACTTCAGACGAGACCCAAGACCCTTCTTCAAGTTCGCCAAG GAGATCTACCCTGGACAGTTTCAGCCCTCACCCTGTCACAAGTTTATATCGATGTTGGACAAACAAGGGAAGTTGCTGCGCAATTACACCCAAAACATCGATACGTTAGAGCAGGTAGCAGGAGTTCAGAGAATAATCCAGTGTCATG GTTCATTTGCCACTGCATCTTGTCTCGTCTGCAAACATAAGGTTGACTGTGAGGCTGTGAGAGAAGACATCTTCAACCAG TGTGTCCCTCACTGTCCGCGGTGTCCAGACATTCCTCTGGCCATCATGAAGcctgacattgttttctttggagAGAACCTTCCGGAAATGTTCCACCGAGCCATGAAGCAGGACAAAGACGAGGTGGACCTCTTGATCGTCATCGGCTCCTCACTTAAAGTCCGCCCAGTTGCCCTCATCCCAA ACTCAGTTCCTCACGAAGTGCCTCAGGTGTTGATCAACCGAGAGCAGCTGCCACATCTCAACTTTGACGTGGAGCTTCTCGGGGACTGTGATGTAATCGTCAATGAGCTGTGTCACCGGTTGGGTGGGGAATATGAGCAGCTCTGCTTCAACACTGTCAGGCTCTCAGAGATCACAGAAAAGCCTCCTAGGctactggagcagcagcagcagccatgcGAGGCCTTGTCAGCGTCCAGCGACACGGCGCTGCAGCAGGACCAGCAGCGCAACACGAACTCATTTACCAAGCCTTCCGAGCAGACGGAATGTCAAAACGACACAGACACTGTTAACAATGAAACATCACCTCCAGAGCGCAGTCCAAATGACCAGTCTCCGAATGAAGAGTGCCCTGAACCCTTAGAGgtacaagcagcagcagcagaagagacaAAAGACATACCAGAAGGGAAAAGCCAAATCTCCAGCCTTGAATTCCGTCGACGGTGCTGGATGAATCGGATCAACAGGAGTCCGATCAGCAAGCGACTCGAGA CCGGCCAATATCTGTTCCAAGCACCAAATCACTACATCTTCCATGGCGCCGAAGTTTACTCCGATTCTGAAGACGAAACATCCAGCTCCTGCGCTAGTGACAGCGAGGAGTCGGAATGCAGCGCAGACGGAGCGGAGGGCGACAGCGAGCCGGAGGATGCCATTGCTTTGCCAGAGACAGACGGACAAACAAACCTCAGAGACACAATGCAACACACTTTCACCAGCGAGGCCACAGACAGCACATGCGAAACGACTCAAAGCACCACACACCTTTAA
- the cacul1 gene encoding CDK2-associated and cullin domain-containing protein 1 isoform X2, with translation MAVEDYKKNHWPNLEKVIDRLLVQNPTDHSSVSYAQIYSYVYKCVCQQHSELLYNDLTSKVTSHLQQVSFYLQEVPPADFIENFNMVLTQYMASLQCIVPVFVYLNKFYIESKLNRDLNKDLMNLFADQVAEKHVHTLMPLLVKAHSMPFEVQPSTMASVVKGLYNLRPEWAQLAPALFSGFIPQIHPPAVESHLSDYAAHDQKLQMELSMNGFSRGDQSRKRAIEDS, from the exons ATGGCTGTGGAGGACTACAAGAAGAACCACTGGCCGAACCTGGAGAAGGTTATAGATCGACTGCTCGTTCAGAATCCCACAGATCACAGCTCTGTTTCATATGCTCAGATTTACAG TTATGTTTACAAGTGTGTCTGTCAGCAGCACTCTGAGTTGCTTTATAATGACTTGACATCCAAAGTGACGAGCCATCTACAACAGGTTTCCTTTTATCTACAG GAAGTGCCACCTGCAGACTTCATTGAAAACTTCAACATGGTGTTGACTCAGTACATGGCTTCCCTTCAATGTATCGTCCCTGTGTTTGTTTATCTG AACAAGTTCTACATCGAGTCTAAGCTAAACAGAGATCTGAACAAGGATCTGATGAACCTGTTTGCCGATCAAGTTGCTGAAAAACATGTACACACACTGATGC CTCTCCTTGTTAAAGCTCATTCCATGCCATTTGAGGTGCAGCCTTCGACTATGGCCAGTGTGGTGAAGGGGCTCTACAACCTCAGACCAG AGTGGGCTCAGCTAGCTCCGGCCCTCTTCTCTGGATTCATCCCTCAAATCCACCCGCCGGCAGTGGAGTCTCACCTGTCTGACTACGCTGCTCATGACCAGAAGCTGCAGATGGAACTCTCCATGAACGGTTTCTCACG AGGAGACCAGTCACGCAAGCGAGCCATCGAGGACTCCTGA